Part of the Schaalia odontolytica genome is shown below.
GTGTAACCGGGGCCGCCCGTGCCTGGGGCTGTTTGCGCCGTGGTGTAACCGGGCCCGCCCGTGCCTGGGGCTGTTTGCGCCGTGGTGTAACCGGGCCCGCCCGTGCCTGGGGCTGTTTGCGCCGTGGTGTAACCGGGCCCGCCCGTGCCTCGGCAGTATGGCTCGAAATGGGGCAGTTTGTGGATGCGGGGGTGGTTGGGGTTTCACTGGGGGCGCTGGTGCGGCGTGCCAGGGTGGTCTGGGTTTCACTGGGGGCGCTGGTGCGGCATGCTGGGGTGGTCTGGGTTTCACAGGTCCGCCCGTGCCTGGGGCTGTTTGCGCCGTGGTGTAACCGGGCCCGCCCCTGTCTCGGCAATGTGGCTTGAAATGGGGCAGTTTGTGGATGCGGGGGTGGTTGGGGTTTCACTGGGGGCGCTGGTGCGGCGTGCCAGGGTGGTCTGGGTTTCATGGGGCCGCCCCTGTATCAGGTCGCTTGCGCCGTGGTGTAACCGGGCCCGCCCCTGCCTGGGGCTGTTGGCGTCGTGGTGTAACTGGGGCCGCCCCTGTCTCGGTAGTGTGGCTCGAAATGGGGCAGTTTGTGGATGCGGGGGTGGTCTGGGTTTCACGGGCCCGCCCGTGCCTGGGGCTGTTTGCGCCGCGGTGTAACTGGGACCGCCCGTGCCTCGGTAGTGTGGCTCGAAATGGGGCAGTTTGTGGATGCGGGGGTGGTCGGGGTCTCACGGGCGGTGCTGGTGTGGCATGCTGGGGTGGTCTGGGTTTCACGGGCGGCACTGGTGCGGCACGCTGGGGTGGCCTGGGTTTCACGGGACCGCCCCTGCCTGGGGCTGTTTACGCCGTGGTGTAACCGGGCCCGCCCCTGTCTCGGCAATGTGGCTCGAAATGGGGCAGTTTGTGGATGCTGGGGTGGTCTGGGTTTCACTGGGGACGCTGGTGCGGCGTGCCAGGGTGGTCTGGGTTTCACGTCCTCTTCGTCTGCGCCTGCATCGGGCCGACGGCGCCTAGCCAAGCAGTGCGATCCATCACCTTGTTGAAGTGTCAAGCGAGTCATTGGGCGTGAGAGCCAGGTGCGGACGTGCTGCCACGCTGCGAATTTCGACCGCTTGACTTCGACGTGAATCGCAGCCTTCTTCTTAGCTGGTGCCTCAGGGCGAAGCAGGGGCATACGGATGCGCAGCCGAAAAGAGCGGGATGCCCTAGCGGCGCTGGCGTGCGCATATCGTGGTGGGCATCGCAGCCCTGCTCGATCAGGTTAGGAACGGCAGAACCGGAGGATCTGCCCGCGCGGCGCCTCGATGTGCCACCCGAGGGATCGCCGCGCTGGTGGAAGCCGGGGTGCCGCCGCGCTGGTGGAACCCGAGGGATCGCCGCGCTGGTGGAAGCCGGGGTACCGCCGCGCCGGTGGAACCCGGGGTGCCGCCGCCACGAGCGCGGACAACAGACACAGACAACAGACATGGCCAACAGGCACAGCCAACAGGCACGGCCAAACGATAGAAAGGGGCCGCCGCCACAAGCGCGGACAAGAGGCACAGACAACAGACATGGCCAACAGGCACAGCCAACAGGCACGGCCAAATGATAGAAAGGGGCCGCCGCCACAAGCGCGAACACCAGACACAGACGCGGCCGAAAAACGGAAAGGGGCCGCCCCATCTGGGGCGGCCCCTCTATGCTCTCCGAGCGACGCTATCAGAAGCGGGCAGCGCTGGACTGGTCCGTCTGCTGGTAGTTGGTGCGAGCGGAGTCAACGGCGGTCGAGGTCTTACGCAGGACGTCCTTCAGGCCGTTAAGGCCCTCGTTCCACTTGCGCTGGGCGGCCTGGTAGGCTTCCTGAGCCTGGCCTTCCCACGACGCGACCAGCTGGTTGAGCGTCTGCTCGAGGTCGCTCAGGCAGCTATCGAGGTTGCCTGCACCGGTGTTGATGTCAGCGGCGGCCTGATCGAGGGCGCCGTACTGTACCTGGAAATCCATTTCAGTCTCCTATCGTCTCTATCACAGTCCGCCGAGAAGCTGAGAGAACGTGCTCTTAGTATCGGCCTCGTTGGCTTCCATGGACTGGTGCGTGCCGCGCAGGTTGTCAGCGAGCTCCTGCAGAGCCTCGTTAATCTTGCGGGCATTGTCCTGCCACTGCTGCATCAGCTGCGTGAACTGGACAGAA
Proteins encoded:
- a CDS encoding WXG100 family type VII secretion target, producing the protein MADQRAEDGALPRGVQAIESTYADLQGHFSRLEGDLSTIGSSWQGAASVQFTQLMQQWQDNARKINEALQELADNLRGTHQSMEANEADTKSTFSQLLGGL
- a CDS encoding WXG100 family type VII secretion target; amino-acid sequence: MDFQVQYGALDQAAADINTGAGNLDSCLSDLEQTLNQLVASWEGQAQEAYQAAQRKWNEGLNGLKDVLRKTSTAVDSARTNYQQTDQSSAARF